The Eubacterium maltosivorans genome includes the window TGGTATGCCCCTGACCGTCAAAGACACCGCAGAATTTATAAGAAGCCGCCGCACTGTCGTAGGCAACGGCGCTGTCATCAATGTTAATATCTGTTTCTAATTGGATGGTTTTATCTTTATAACCGCCATTCTTCTCAAGGCCATTCAGGAAATTCACTAAATCGTCCGCTGTGCTGATTTTATAAATATCCCCTGACGGGTTCCATGTACTGCCCGTCTCCGCCCAGGCCATGCCTGGCAGAAGCCCACCAAGAATGATGCTGAGTGTTAAGAGTAAACTGATTACCTTTTTTCGCATATTCTTTCCCTCTACTCTACTATTGCTATAAAACGGTATAAGCGGGAGACGGTACCGTCCCTCGCTTATACCTGTTCTTATTTCAAATTAAATGTTGTGGAATGCTTAGTTGGCTGATGGCCACGCGATAGTAGAGCTTGTAGTTGCTCTAATTGTTTCCGGAGTGTATGATCTATCACCTTTTGTTTTGTTTACCAAACCATTAACCCAATCGTATTCCGGACCATAGTCGCCTTCTTTGATAATGGTTGGCAACGCAACATCATTCAGGCCAACATCAGCACCCATGTTGATGGAGTACTCAAAATGGATAACGCCATCGTTTGGAATGTTGGCAGCGGTTGTGTCAGCATTGTAATACTGATCGCCACCATACATGGTTTCATCATTTACTGAGAACATCCAGCCGGAAACGCCAGAGTATTCAGAGCCTGCCAGGTAATTGTCGCTCGGGCTTGGGTAGATCATGGAAGCGTCAAAAATCGCATCGGTATAGCCATTGGCTGCCTTATAAGCTGCCTGGTCAAAAGCAGGAGTAGCGGTATCTCTGAATGCGGAAATATAGGTACCCCAGGTAGAGGCCGAGTACTGGATTGGTTTTGCGTCTGCCGGAGCCGCGTCATAGTTGCTGGCCACCTTTAAGATATCAATGATTTTAGCGTCTGAAGGAACATTGGTCACTTTCACTGGTCCAATTAATTTATCATTTGAACCTCCAAACACTTTTCTATCCACCTGTACATAGACGGTCTTGGTTCCTGCGTCCGCGGTCTGTACCTGTGCTGCGAATGTCGGAGCTGCGAATCCTACCATCATTGCTGCTGAACCTAAAAGTGCTAAACCTCTTTTTGCTGATTTTGCGAATGCCATAATTAAAATCTCCTTTAAAATTTATTTTTTCGTTTTTGAATCGGGCTTTCCTTAAAGGGATTGCCCAAGGGCCGTAAATGAGATATAATTATGAAGTCTATAGGAAATATCAGACTTCATGGGACCGTTTGGAAATTAGGCCTTCCAGCGGTCCTTTTTCCTGCCCTTTTAACGGCGGGCAGGTGCCTCCTTCACACTTTTACCTTCTTCGATAAAGCTCACTCCTTTCCCATTCTCACAGCATCATATTTTTGAAATATTACCATTTATCTTTCTGCTGTGCTCCACTTTGGAGCAAGCATTGTAAACCTTGCTACGCCAGCGCTTCTGCCCAGGCTTTATCAATCACGTACTCGCCCTCTTTTTCCTTAAAGCAGGGCACCAGCCTCGGCGAATTGGCCAGAGCTTTGTAGTCGGCAAAGGGGGTATCGATAAAAATCTGCTTTCCAGCGTTGTTGATCGCCCCGAACACCACTTTTTTCTTCTGGAACTCAAAGCTGCCAAACAGCACCTTGTCAATGGCGATGGGCGAGTTTTCAGCCCTCAGCTTTGCGGATACGTCCTCGTATATCTTATGATCCAGATAGGCGATAATCTTATCATTCAGGTTGGACTCGAAGATATGAATCTTTTCCAGAAGGTCCATCACATCCTTCACAATTCGGATCCGGTAATTTGGAAACATCTCCAGAACCTCCTCCGCTGCCGCCGCTGTATCAACATCGCCCATATCCAGGATCACCATGTATTCTTTTTCCATGTCCTGATACTTGAGCGAATAAGGTTCTGAAAAAGCCTCACCGCACTCTGGACAGGTGTGCCTGAACAGCTCTGTTTTAATGAGCTTTGCTTTCAGCTCCTCATCCAAACTGGCGTTTATGGTTTCATATCCTTTAATCTCAAAGGCTTCGCGGCATTTTGGACACTCGATGGTAATGGTTTTTGTTTTGGCCATGATACGGCCTCCTCTCTGTTTCCTGTCAAAAATTTTGTATACAAAAAGGGGCTCCTATCATAGAAATCCAATTCAAATAAACCATACGCCACCAAAACAATTGCTGTTTTGATCGGTACAATATTTTTGATTATGAATATCTGTGATAGAAGCCCCAGAATAGCCGTAGA containing:
- a CDS encoding CpXC domain-containing protein; translation: MAKTKTITIECPKCREAFEIKGYETINASLDEELKAKLIKTELFRHTCPECGEAFSEPYSLKYQDMEKEYMVILDMGDVDTAAAAEEVLEMFPNYRIRIVKDVMDLLEKIHIFESNLNDKIIAYLDHKIYEDVSAKLRAENSPIAIDKVLFGSFEFQKKKVVFGAINNAGKQIFIDTPFADYKALANSPRLVPCFKEKEGEYVIDKAWAEALA